One window of the Tetragenococcus koreensis genome contains the following:
- a CDS encoding ABC transporter ATP-binding protein — translation MLEVKNLSKSFGNYKAVDDLTFTIDKGQIMGLIGQNGAGKTTTFRLILNFLQADQGEILWNGRHLSDKEYNIIGYLPEERGLYPRITVQEQLIYFARLRGKTKKEILPKIDEWMEKFQVKGKKSDKVKTLSKGNQQKIQLIATLIHEPDLIILDEPFSGLDPVNAELLKDGIMDLKEKGSCVIFSSHNMDNVEKICDHLIMLNNGRAVLKGDVHEIRESFGRTKVFLESDLTKDEVAQMPGVTSVIEQDQRYLEITVDDPAVGKTIFNQATTEGYIPMFNQQPPTLEEIFKMKAGDRHE, via the coding sequence GTGTTAGAAGTGAAAAACTTGTCGAAATCTTTTGGCAATTATAAAGCAGTAGATGATTTAACCTTCACCATTGATAAGGGTCAAATTATGGGGTTAATTGGTCAAAATGGTGCGGGGAAAACCACAACCTTTCGTTTGATCCTTAATTTTTTACAAGCGGATCAAGGCGAAATTTTGTGGAATGGACGTCATTTAAGTGACAAAGAATACAATATTATTGGTTATTTACCAGAAGAACGCGGATTATATCCGCGAATCACTGTTCAAGAGCAGCTGATCTATTTCGCACGATTAAGAGGAAAAACGAAAAAAGAAATTTTACCAAAGATTGATGAATGGATGGAAAAATTTCAAGTTAAAGGTAAAAAATCAGATAAAGTCAAGACATTGTCAAAAGGGAATCAACAAAAGATTCAATTGATCGCTACATTGATTCATGAGCCGGATCTCATTATATTGGATGAGCCGTTTAGTGGATTAGATCCGGTTAATGCTGAGCTATTAAAAGATGGAATTATGGACCTCAAGGAAAAAGGATCTTGTGTGATATTTTCTAGTCATAATATGGATAACGTGGAAAAAATTTGTGACCATTTGATTATGCTAAATAACGGAAGGGCTGTTTTAAAAGGAGATGTTCATGAAATCCGGGAATCCTTTGGACGAACCAAAGTCTTTTTAGAATCAGACCTAACAAAAGATGAAGTTGCTCAAATGCCTGGAGTTACTAGTGTAATAGAACAGGATCAACGTTATTTAGAGATTACAGTGGATGATCCTGCAGTTGGAAAAACGATCTTTAACCAAGCAACGACAGAAGGCTATATCCCTATGTTTAATCAACAACCACCTACGCTAGAAGAAATATTTAAAATGAAAGCAGGTGATCGACATGAATAA